CATGGAGGCGAGTAAGTTTGAATTGGGAACCAATAATAGTTCCAGTAACGTTGAAGAAGAACAAAATTTAGCTTCAGTGGATGAGGAATTGCCAGAATTACCTGGGGGGTATGGTAAAAGTCGAATTGTGATGATGCCTCGGGATCCACAATGGAGTTATGTATATTGGGATATTTCTAATGAGCATAAAGAGGAATTGCGTCATCAAGGCGGGCAACAATTAGTTTTGCGTTTATATGATGTGACAGAGGCTGAAGCAGAAAGTAATACTTTATCAACTGTTCAAGAATTTCCTGTGGACGAATTAGCAAGGGAGTGGTATGTCCCCATTCCTATCAGCGATCGCGATTACCTTTGTGAAATTGGTTATCGTTGTGCGGATAGCACTTGGCTAGTTTTAGCAACTTCTAAACCGGTTCATATGCCACCAGTTTATCCCTCTGACTGGATTGAGGATCACTTTATTGAACTGGATTGGGAAAACAATTTGGAAGAAATTCCCGAAGAAGAATTAACTCTTCCAGAACCAAAAAATGCCCAAGATAAATCTCGACATTTAGAGGATCGCAATCGGCAAATTTACGAAGAGATTTTTGAAATATCAGAACCATTAGAAGGGCAAAGGCTCACAGGCTCTTTTTATAATTCTATGCCTCCTTCTTCAGTGAGTTCTTATATTTTTGCCTCAGGAGTAGGATTTGAGCAAAGTTTTCAGGGAGAAGGAGAAACCCCTAGGCAGTTTTTAGAAGACATTTCTCCACAATTCACTCTAGTGGGAGAAAAAAGAT
This window of the Euhalothece natronophila Z-M001 genome carries:
- a CDS encoding DUF4912 domain-containing protein yields the protein MAKSRPPLEEMTLRQLRKVASSYNISRYSRMRKSQLLEAILNIEGQNQHSPASSWESETQELMEASKFELGTNNSSSNVEEEQNLASVDEELPELPGGYGKSRIVMMPRDPQWSYVYWDISNEHKEELRHQGGQQLVLRLYDVTEAEAESNTLSTVQEFPVDELAREWYVPIPISDRDYLCEIGYRCADSTWLVLATSKPVHMPPVYPSDWIEDHFIELDWENNLEEIPEEELTLPEPKNAQDKSRHLEDRNRQIYEEIFEISEPLEGQRLTGSFYNSMPPSSVSSYIFASGVGFEQSFQGEGETPRQFLEDISPQFTLVGEKRLMLSGATYPEATVILGEQQIQSNAEGKFYFLIPFTENVMECPITVYSKEGHHIFSLQMKLTKHPTTVDTEVKAETVSEVVRN